A genomic window from Candidatus Woesearchaeota archaeon includes:
- the pfdA gene encoding prefoldin subunit alpha, which produces MSKEPQSQPKLETKEETQKKFMHLKMLLQQMQQFEKQIETFDGQLTELSGVKDGLEELTTVKSGTDVFVPVSGGVFMRASVKEPEKLLVNVGANIAVAKTIPDTIKLIQDQINEIGTAKMQLAEQVQLIRHHLTGMQKELRALAQSEE; this is translated from the coding sequence ATGAGCAAAGAACCACAATCCCAACCAAAACTGGAAACCAAAGAAGAAACCCAAAAAAAATTCATGCACCTCAAAATGCTCCTTCAGCAGATGCAGCAATTTGAAAAACAAATTGAGACATTTGATGGCCAATTAACTGAATTGTCCGGCGTGAAAGACGGGCTTGAAGAGCTCACCACCGTAAAATCAGGAACCGATGTGTTTGTTCCAGTCTCCGGCGGTGTGTTCATGCGTGCTAGTGTCAAAGAACCGGAAAAACTGCTCGTCAATGTTGGTGCAAACATCGCTGTGGCGAAGACCATTCCTGACACCATCAAATTGATTCAAGACCAAATCAATGAAATCGGCACGGCAAAAATGCAGCTCGCTGAACAAGTGCAGCTGATTCGCCACCATCTCACTGGCATGCAGAAAGAGCTTCGGGCCCTGGCACAGAGTGAAGAATAA
- a CDS encoding translation initiation factor IF-2 subunit gamma gives MNIGLVGHVDHGKTTLTERLSGKWTDTHSEELKRGITIRLGYADVIIRKCPTCPEPRGYTTKETCPACNGPTVPVRKISIVDAPGHESLMATMLAGATIMDGVLLLVAANETCPQPQTREHLMALTIMGIKNVIVVQNKIDLIKHDAAVKNYQEIKAFLKGTPFENAPILPVSAKHNVNIDVLLHHIITVLTVPKRDETKEPLLYVARSFDINKPGSDPEKVVGGVLGGALAQGKLKKGEMVEIRPGRKIEKENKVIYEPLTTSISELKTGGTSVEDIKPGGSVGVMTTLDPSIVKSDALAGNVVGRPGNMPPVWYDVTLDVKLLKRVVGAKIAEEVDPLRMGEPLMLNVNAAATVGVITELSKNKCVCKLKIPVCADVGQRITISRRMANRFRLIGFGVIKG, from the coding sequence ATGAACATCGGCCTTGTTGGCCACGTTGACCACGGCAAAACCACGCTCACCGAACGGCTTTCGGGAAAGTGGACTGACACGCATTCTGAAGAATTAAAACGCGGAATCACCATACGCCTCGGATATGCTGATGTCATTATTCGAAAATGCCCAACGTGCCCTGAACCAAGAGGGTACACCACTAAGGAAACCTGCCCTGCATGCAATGGTCCCACAGTTCCGGTGCGCAAGATAAGTATCGTTGATGCACCGGGCCACGAGAGCCTCATGGCAACCATGCTCGCCGGCGCAACCATTATGGACGGTGTACTCTTGCTTGTTGCGGCAAATGAAACCTGCCCCCAACCGCAAACCCGCGAGCACCTTATGGCGCTGACCATTATGGGCATAAAAAATGTTATTGTCGTCCAGAATAAAATTGACCTGATTAAACACGACGCTGCGGTCAAAAATTACCAGGAGATTAAGGCATTTCTGAAAGGAACGCCGTTTGAAAACGCTCCGATTCTTCCGGTTTCGGCAAAACATAACGTCAATATCGATGTGCTTCTGCACCACATTATCACGGTGCTTACGGTACCGAAACGTGATGAAACAAAAGAGCCGCTTCTCTATGTCGCACGTTCCTTTGATATCAACAAGCCGGGCAGCGACCCTGAAAAAGTAGTGGGCGGTGTGCTCGGCGGCGCGCTTGCACAGGGAAAACTAAAAAAAGGCGAAATGGTAGAAATTCGCCCGGGCAGAAAAATCGAAAAAGAAAATAAAGTTATCTATGAGCCCTTGACGACCAGTATTTCTGAATTGAAAACGGGCGGCACAAGCGTTGAGGACATAAAGCCCGGCGGCTCGGTCGGTGTCATGACAACGCTTGACCCGAGTATTGTCAAATCAGACGCACTTGCGGGCAATGTGGTTGGACGGCCGGGAAACATGCCGCCGGTCTGGTACGACGTGACACTTGATGTCAAATTACTCAAGCGAGTGGTCGGTGCAAAAATCGCAGAAGAAGTTGACCCGCTCCGCATGGGTGAACCGCTCATGCTGAATGTCAATGCCGCAGCAACCGTCGGCGTGATTACAGAGCTTAGCAAAAACAAATGTGTCTGCAAATTAAAAATTCCCGTGTGTGCTGACGTTGGGCAACGCATTACAATCTCACGCAGAATGGCAAACCGATTCCGACTCATCGGCTTCGGTGTGATTAAAGGATAG
- the ftsY gene encoding signal recognition particle-docking protein FtsY has translation MFGFLKDKLKDALKKFTQDVDEKSEKTIEKKEKKTEKKPATKEKAKENIKGQKKETLIKIKKEKKPQKEKPVQEEQKQALLEEITELPKEKEVAEETKETPKEEKKGFFSRLKESIFKEEKEEPTKAEEGEQEESEEEEEAESEEREEEPKESEETEEVSKEKGFFTRFKESITTTTLSDDKFEDVFSDLEIALLENNVAVEVIDKIRDDLKKSLVAQRIPRGKLEEHIQKTLKHSVSDLFDLPSIDLFARIKQKKEKPFIISFVGINGSGKTTTIAKLAHLLKKHNLTIVIAAADTFRAAAIQQLEEHGEKLGVKVIKHDYGADPAAVAFDAVKYAHAKSIDVVLIDTAGRMHSNTNLIDEMKKIVRVAKPDLKIFVGESITGNDCVEQARTFNEAISFDCIILTKADVDEKGGAALSVSYITKKPISYFGTGQKYDDLEVFDKEKVMGSIGL, from the coding sequence ATGTTCGGATTTCTAAAAGATAAACTGAAGGACGCGCTGAAAAAGTTTACACAAGACGTAGATGAAAAATCAGAGAAAACTATAGAAAAAAAAGAAAAGAAAACAGAAAAAAAGCCGGCAACAAAGGAAAAGGCAAAAGAAAACATAAAGGGGCAGAAAAAAGAAACGCTGATAAAAATTAAAAAAGAGAAAAAACCTCAAAAAGAAAAACCAGTACAAGAAGAACAAAAACAAGCACTACTTGAAGAAATCACAGAACTGCCAAAAGAAAAAGAAGTTGCTGAAGAAACAAAAGAAACTCCAAAAGAAGAAAAGAAAGGATTTTTCTCACGGCTGAAAGAAAGCATCTTTAAAGAAGAAAAAGAAGAACCAACAAAAGCTGAAGAAGGAGAACAAGAAGAATCTGAAGAAGAGGAAGAAGCTGAATCAGAAGAGCGTGAAGAAGAACCAAAAGAATCTGAAGAAACCGAAGAAGTATCCAAAGAAAAAGGCTTTTTCACCCGCTTCAAAGAATCCATCACGACCACCACGCTGTCAGACGACAAATTTGAAGACGTCTTTAGCGATCTTGAAATTGCGCTCTTGGAAAACAACGTCGCGGTCGAAGTCATCGACAAAATCCGCGATGACCTGAAAAAAAGTCTCGTGGCACAACGCATCCCGCGTGGCAAACTTGAAGAGCATATCCAGAAAACACTCAAACACTCTGTATCAGACCTTTTTGACCTCCCTTCTATTGATTTGTTCGCTCGCATCAAGCAGAAAAAAGAAAAGCCATTCATCATTTCGTTCGTCGGCATCAACGGCAGCGGAAAAACAACCACGATTGCAAAACTGGCGCACTTGTTGAAGAAACATAATCTGACAATTGTCATTGCGGCTGCGGATACGTTCCGTGCCGCTGCCATTCAGCAGCTTGAGGAGCACGGCGAAAAGCTGGGCGTCAAAGTTATCAAGCACGATTATGGTGCGGATCCTGCTGCCGTCGCATTCGACGCGGTAAAATACGCCCACGCAAAAAGCATTGACGTTGTGCTGATTGACACCGCCGGCCGGATGCACAGCAACACCAACCTGATTGACGAAATGAAAAAAATTGTGCGGGTTGCGAAACCTGACCTCAAGATTTTTGTCGGCGAAAGCATCACGGGCAACGACTGCGTTGAACAGGCACGGACGTTTAATGAGGCGATTTCATTTGATTGTATCATTCTGACAAAGGCAGATGTTGATGAAAAAGGTGGTGCAGCGCTCTCTGTTTCGTACATCACCAAGAAACCAATTTCTTATTTTGGCACTGGCCAGAAGTACGATGATTTGGAAGTGTTTGATAAAGAGAAGGTTATGGGAAGTATTGGGCTGTGA
- a CDS encoding FAD-dependent oxidoreductase: MAPKKGAVYDVVIVGGGAAGMTAAMYTGRKMLKTVLLVGPRPGGETTLTNDIQNYPGYEKGTGTALMNIFEKQAKTWGAEVLSEKATRVTREKNGFSVLLEDGTKLTTKSVILTFGRKQRKLNIHGEKEWMGRGATTCTTCDGPLFPNKDVVIIGGGNAAVEAALEMATIAKKVFIVHRRGEYRADPVTVQKMRKEKKITELLNHAPVEIKGEKFVNALVVEDATTKKRKELSVQGVFIEIGYETDSSLVAGLVETNPAGEIVVDLHCKTKTPGLFAAGDMTITPYKQTVISAGMGATAALEAYKYLTTGKN; encoded by the coding sequence ATGGCACCAAAAAAAGGAGCAGTATACGACGTGGTTATCGTCGGCGGTGGCGCTGCAGGCATGACTGCAGCGATGTACACTGGCAGAAAAATGCTCAAAACAGTTCTTCTGGTTGGCCCACGGCCGGGCGGCGAAACAACGCTGACCAATGATATCCAGAATTATCCTGGCTATGAAAAAGGCACAGGCACTGCGCTGATGAACATTTTCGAAAAACAGGCAAAGACCTGGGGCGCCGAAGTGCTTTCGGAAAAAGCGACTCGGGTTACGAGAGAAAAAAATGGCTTCTCAGTTCTTCTTGAAGATGGCACCAAACTAACCACCAAATCCGTCATTCTCACGTTCGGCAGAAAACAGCGCAAGCTCAACATCCACGGTGAAAAGGAATGGATGGGCCGCGGCGCAACAACCTGCACGACCTGCGATGGCCCGCTGTTTCCGAACAAGGATGTTGTCATTATCGGCGGCGGCAATGCTGCGGTTGAGGCGGCGCTTGAAATGGCAACCATTGCGAAAAAAGTATTCATTGTCCACCGTCGTGGCGAATATCGTGCGGATCCAGTCACCGTGCAAAAAATGCGCAAGGAAAAGAAAATAACTGAACTCCTCAACCACGCTCCGGTTGAAATCAAGGGAGAAAAATTTGTCAACGCCCTTGTTGTTGAGGACGCCACCACAAAAAAACGAAAAGAGCTTTCAGTGCAAGGCGTGTTTATTGAGATCGGTTACGAAACCGACAGCTCCTTAGTTGCCGGGCTGGTTGAAACGAACCCTGCCGGCGAAATTGTTGTTGACCTTCACTGCAAAACAAAAACACCAGGACTGTTTGCGGCTGGCGATATGACCATCACGCCCTACAAACAGACCGTTATTTCAGCCGGCATGGGCGCAACCGCTGCGCTGGAAGCGTATAAATATTTGACGACTGGAAAGAATTAA
- a CDS encoding Holliday junction resolvase-like protein, translating into MPIPTLTVLAILVIALIFLAIGYFLGQKIGAHVANKKWENKLGDIRNDAIKRSRAVLSGQFTEQLAPYLPNFVHSPSEVRFIGKPVDFIVFKGMDEQNISEVVFVEVKTGTSKLNNQQKNLKETIQKKRVRWEEYNPTNK; encoded by the coding sequence ATGCCCATCCCCACCCTCACCGTCCTCGCCATCCTTGTCATTGCTCTCATCTTCCTCGCCATCGGCTATTTCTTGGGCCAGAAAATCGGTGCCCATGTTGCCAACAAAAAGTGGGAAAACAAGCTCGGTGACATCCGGAATGATGCTATCAAGCGCTCCCGTGCCGTGTTGTCCGGCCAGTTCACCGAACAGCTCGCCCCCTATCTGCCAAACTTTGTACACTCCCCGTCAGAGGTGCGATTCATCGGCAAGCCAGTTGATTTTATTGTCTTCAAAGGAATGGATGAACAGAACATCAGCGAAGTGGTGTTTGTCGAGGTAAAAACCGGCACGTCAAAACTGAATAACCAGCAGAAAAACTTGAAAGAAACCATCCAGAAAAAACGCGTGCGATGGGAAGAATATAACCCAACGAACAAATAA
- a CDS encoding translation initiation factor IF-6 — MLTKHIVVASVEGNPNIGLYGFATDTYCLLGADVPPHLVRKISAALQVPAYTIRICGTSLVGVFCAGNNNCLLVPKIAFPEEVDYLKSLGINVKVINSKLTALGNLVLCNDTGCLASTDFGADTKKEIRQALNVPLHPGTIAGLTVVGSCAVATNQGCLIHRDATEEEIKEVETLLGISCQTGTMSMASPYVRSGIIANSKGFVASDASGGPEITNADEALGYLKVNQ, encoded by the coding sequence CTCACTAAACACATTGTTGTCGCCTCAGTGGAGGGCAACCCGAACATTGGCCTGTATGGCTTTGCAACTGACACCTATTGTCTTCTCGGTGCTGATGTTCCTCCACACCTCGTGCGAAAAATCAGCGCAGCGTTGCAGGTGCCTGCGTACACCATCAGAATATGCGGCACGTCCCTTGTCGGGGTTTTTTGCGCCGGCAACAACAATTGCCTGCTCGTTCCAAAAATCGCATTTCCTGAAGAAGTCGACTACCTGAAATCGTTGGGTATCAACGTAAAGGTTATAAACTCAAAGCTTACTGCATTGGGCAACTTGGTGCTCTGTAACGACACCGGCTGCCTCGCCAGCACTGATTTTGGCGCTGACACCAAAAAAGAAATTCGGCAGGCGCTCAATGTCCCACTCCACCCTGGAACCATTGCAGGCCTCACGGTCGTCGGCTCATGCGCAGTTGCTACCAATCAAGGATGCCTTATCCACCGTGATGCAACTGAAGAAGAAATTAAAGAAGTTGAAACACTGCTCGGCATCTCCTGCCAGACCGGCACCATGAGCATGGCAAGCCCGTACGTGCGCTCAGGCATCATCGCCAACAGCAAAGGGTTTGTCGCCAGCGACGCCAGCGGTGGACCTGAAATCACGAATGCCGACGAAGCGCTCGGGTACCTCAAGGTGAACCAATGA